Genomic segment of Salvia hispanica cultivar TCC Black 2014 chromosome 2, UniMelb_Shisp_WGS_1.0, whole genome shotgun sequence:
GTCTCTTTGCTCTGTTTTTGTGAAATTGGTTGCCTTTCTGATTCTGGGCTCGCCGcaaattttcatctttttcactttttttgcctttttttgttgatcaaGAGGCGTTTTTGGGGGGTTTTCAAGGGTTTATGAAGCAAGAAATGAATGAGTTGACTTTTGTTGCTGCTGAAATTGCTTTTTGGTTTGAGCTGTTGactaatttcatgtttttttttccttttatcttCTGCTGAAATTGGCCATAGATGGATTAGGATTTTTGTTTCTGTGGGGATTTATGATTGAGCTGCCTGGTTTTTTTGTTTCTGAGCTTTGACTgaagttgaatcattttttttctatttttgaagttgagaattgataaattaggaatttttttcatgttaatttgatattaaGATGGCTGCATTTTATGTTATGGTTGTTGATTTCAACTGGTTGAAGGTGTTGTGTATTGTTTGTGAAGAATATTTGAACAGCTTCTGTGATTAGTTGCCATTGCTCTTTTGAAGGCTTGCGGAGTTCGTATGCATATCTCTCTCGTTGCGTTGTGTGTGTGTTCGTGGAACACGAGATGTAACTTTGTAGCAATAAGGATATGTATGTGTAAATGCTTGTGTTCGAGTATTGATTGTGTAGATTGTTGTTGCTTTCGGGTTTAGCTATGGTGTCGAATCTTGTTCTGATAGATGGTTTTGCTGCAGAAGTTGAAGACTCGTGTCGTGAAAAAGGATGTCAACCCTGAGTGGAATGAGGATTTGACACTTTCCATTGCGGATTATAATCTTCCAATCCATTTGGTGAGTTCACTTTGATTGGCCttgatcattttcattttttgtttttgagcAAGATCGTCTCTGTCGTTTCACGTTTGATGGGAAGTAAATAGGACTAGGTGTCGTATATTGCCCTTGTTTGGAATTTGGTGAAATGGAAGTTGTGCCACATTCTGCATATCGTTGGATGTGCACTCGTCTTCGTTTGATAGGAAGCATGGACTAGTTGTCGTATATTTCCCTTGTTTGGGACTTGGTGAAATGGAAGTTGTACTACATTCTGCATGTTGTTCGATACTTGGATGTGCACTTGTCCTATTTATCTATTCCCGTGTCTTGCCTTCCGATCTTCCCAGAAATCTGTTTTTGTTACATAAAACAATTTGACAGTTTTACATAATCAAACTCGGGTTAATCACTTCAAACTCTTCGATCCCTTGGAAATTGGAATTATGCTTCGTTTCTTGATATCGATAGCTTGTCTCGGTCGAAGGAAGCAATCTTAATTCAAAAGATTGAATTGCCAAGAATTATTAGCATTCATTTTGTAGATAGCCCTTCTCTATTCTTTGTGCTTATACGATCTCTCTCTTCTTAATTCAACAGACTGTGTACGACCACGACACGTTCAGCCTGGACGACAGGATGGGGGACGCGGAGTTTGACATAAAACCCTTCATAGAAGCCGTGAAAATGAGACTCGAGGGGCTCCCGGACGGCACCATCATCACGAAGGTGCCTGCCTCGAGGACAAACTGCCTGTCGGAGGAGAGCTCCGTGGTGTGGAAAGACGGGAAGGTGGTGCAGGATCTTTGCCTCCGGCTGAGAAACGTCGAGTGCGGCGAAGTGGAGATTCAGCTGCAGTGGATCAATGTCCCTGGCTCCAGAGGTTTGAATATGGCTTACTAAACATGGCTTGTTTATGTGCAATAAATATTGCTAAGTTTGTGAGGtttgtatattatatttagtGGGAAAATTATTGAGAGGCATATGATCTTAATTAGCATTGCTGCTAAATTTGTAAGTTAAAAAGCCTATGATCTTTaatgtaatattaaaattcttgTATTGTTCAATAGTAAGTTTGGTGCTTGTTGTGTTCATTTTTAGTGAGGTGTTTAATTCACATTTGTTTTCCACCAAGTACGGTTTTTAGAATTCCTCCGACCCACGGATTTTAGGGTTCAACAATTAATCGATATTTCACGATCAAGGGTATAATACTATTTGCAGTAGCGGATATCATTGGACCCGAAAAAGATACTACTACCAgtttaatagtactatgtagtgttgttttaaaGTTAAGTAGATAATaggtataataaaatatagagattgATGTTTTCATTCTAGGAAACGTGTCATTTTTTCGTGGGACGTTGTGAGAAACAAGTTGCTTTcaatgggacgaagggagtattgttCGTCTTCAAATTATATGAAGTGAATTTTTCCAAATTCAATTTGATATTACTAGGTTTTTCCTTATTAGGATTAGAGATTGATACCTCcttaaaatctcaataaacaTTCTATTGGAGCATATAACACAAAGTTTTACCACTTTTATACCATCTTACCTTGGAACATAAAAACCACTTTCCACTTacatcaaacacacacactcacacacattTTATGATCAAACACAAAtgaaacacacacacacacaaggGGTAATGCATCTTGTTAATTCCAAATTGCcaagaatttgaaattgagccctttattttgtttgcaaAGAAAAAACTTTTCTAGCATTTTGGTGAGTGTGGGATTTTGCACTTTTGAGGGAGTTTCATGGCGAGGTTCGGGTCGATCCCAAGAGAAGGCAGCACCTTGGAGTTCTTGTAGGAGCATAAACACTTCATGTCCGCGTGCGAGAGGGAAGAGCAGCAGGCGGCTGAGGGCGGGGGCGGGTTAGGGGCCGTGGCCGAGGGCTTGCAGTCCGTGAACCCGGCCACGGTCATGTTGCATATGGTCTGGGCATTGGCCCCTCCAAGAATCACTAGAATCACACTCACTATTGCTATCTTTTTGTATGATGActccattttttctcttcttgtGTTGGAAATGTATGGtgtgtatgtgtatatatatatagacacaATGTGGGGACTGGTGTGTCACGGATTGTTGTGCTCGTGAGTTTTGGGAGTGCTTTTTTAGGTAGTGAAATTTGGTGTTTTGATTCAGAGTTCTTGTCGTTGAATGCACAAACTTTGATTCGATTATCTTAGTGTGGATTACATGAAACGGCGACGTTCcgtttcattaaaaattacttCCTCTGTGGATCGCaataatagaggcatttcaatttgcgcactcattttgaaaaaataattataaatagttaaaatggagaaaaagtatagtaagagagagaatatcgTAGATAcaactcttctctacattattctctctcttacacTCTCTCTCCGCTTTAACTATctaatatatcatttttttcaaaatgactgcagaaaatgaaatgcctctacCGTGGAACGGAAGAAATACTCTTCTTTAGTAAGAATTCATCCAAAATTTGTGCATTTGCAGCAATTAAACCTTGAATTTATAAACATTACTCAGGTTTGAGGTGCTTATTCAACGATTAGTTTTGCTTGTCCAAGCAATTGGTTTGCGTAAATTGAAACGAAGAGTGAACCATCGTTCCGGGCCTAATCCTAACCAGAATTGCGCCGTTCCAATACCTACAGTTTGGCTCAAATCTAGGAAAAAACTGGGAGAAACTGCCACTTTTGAACAAGAATCGGAATCGCCAAGGCACTTCACGAGCCGACAGAGTTTTCTACTGTCGAATTAGTGCACATGAAACAGAGCACATCATGAAACAGAGTTGATCTTCTATATGAAGACTACAAACCAGACAGATTACTGACCAACATCAGCTGCAACTCAACATACAATGCAGTGAGACGAAACCACGGATTGGAGTCGTGGATTCATCTCACTGCTTGTAGTACAGATCCTTCAATATATACACAGCAAAGCATTCACAGTAAATCAGCTGCAATTCAACACAATCGCGTGATAATGAAGTGAGACGAAGCAACCGATTAAGTAAAAGCGATACAGTGCATACAAACACATAAAGAAAATGCAGGATTGGTGATTAATCCCTATTTGTGACTAATGAACCCTAATTTCAGGTGTGTGCATCATACATCAAGACATACACAAGTTTTTGCCTAAAACAAGCAGATAATAATGAAATCTTCAAGATATTAACAATTGGAAACAAACCAAGATATTCTAGCATTCCCTACTACCATACCTTAAACCAACTGATGGATTCCAAAATATGGTTTATTTAGATACACAAACATATTTCATCGAAACTCATACAACGATACACctccataaaacaaaaatccatATTCGGACACAGCTAACCTTCTCGAAATCCAGCAAAACTCAACATTAACTTTCTAATCGGACATAATCAAGAACTCTcgaaaaacagagcaataaCAGAGAAACTCAAACAGCAGCAACAACTCCCACAAGCTAACCTGCATAGTTTGTGAGTGAGACATAAAAGCAGGAGCCAAAAAATCCATACGATGCTACACCTCCATACGATGATACACcttcataaaacaaaaatccatCTACGCACACAGCTAACCTTCGCAAATCCAGCAAAACTCAACATAATTTTCTAATCGCACATAATCAAGAACTCTcgaaaaacagagcaataaCAGAGAAACTCAAACAGCAGCAACAACTCCCACAAGCTAACCTGCATAGTTTTCGAGTGAGGCATAAAAGCAGGAGCGAAAAAACAAAGCTTTCGTTGAACCAGATATGCTAGCCTTCCCTACTACCATACCTTAAACCAACAGATGGATTCCAaaatgtagtatttatttagataCACATTCAAATTTCATCGATACTCATACGATGCTACACCTCCATAAAACGAAAATCCAGCAAAACTCAACGTTAACATCCTAATCGTACATAATCAAGAACTGtcgaaaataaataaataacagaGAGAGCAAAAAAACTCAATCACCTCCTCTCAACGCAACTTCGAATCCTTGCTCAGCAGATACTTCTTCAGCACATCCATCACCGAGCCAAAATCCGCCTTCACCTGCGTGGGAGGGTTAGCGAACCGGCAAGCCATGTCCTTGATCTCCCCGGAGTGATAATCCACCTTCGACTGCGTGAACTTCAGCCCGTGCGCAGTGCTCACCACCACCGTCCTGTCGTTCGGCCCGATGATCCCACTGTTCCTCAGCTTGAACAGGGCCGTCAGCGCCACGCCCGTGTGGGGGCAGATGAACATCCCGGTCGAATCCGCCTGCGCCATCGCGTCCATCAGCTCCTCCTCGGTCGCCTCCTCCACAATGCCGTTGCAGTTCTGCAACGCGTACACCGCCCTGTCGATGGAGACGGGATCCCCAATCTGAATCGCGGAGGCGAACGTCGTCCCCGCCTTCACCGCCTTGAAATCCTTCCACCCTGATTTGTAGTGAAGGTAAAGCGGATTCGCATTCGCCGCCTGTGCGCAAACGAGGCGAGGGATTTTATCAACGAGCCCTAATTCCTTGCACATGTGGAAACCCTTGTAGAATGCGTAAATGTTGCCGAGATTTCCGCCGGGAACGATCACCCAATCGGGAACCTGCCAGTCAAATTGCTGCAAAATCTCAATCGCGGCGGTTTTCTGCCCTTCCAATCTCAAGCTATTGAGAGAATTAGCGAGATATATCGGCAATTCGGAGGTGACTTCGCGAATTAGCTGCATACATCCATCGAAATCGGTGTCGATGCTCAATACAAAAGCCCCATTTGCAATTGGCTGGACTAATTGAGCTAGGGATATCCGATTTGCCGGGAGAAACACGATTGATGGAATTCCGGCGGAGGCGCAGTAGGCGGAGAGGGCGGCGGAGGTGTCTCCGGTGGAAGCGCAGCCGACGCCGACGAGAGGGCGGTTCATTTTCCGGAGGCGATTGACCTGGCTGACTAACACAGTCATGCCTAGGTCTTTGAAGCTGCCGGTGTGGCTGATTCCGCAATGCTTCACCCATAAATCCTTCATGCCGAGGAACTGTTTGCCGAAACGCTCGGCCCAGAAGAGGTTGGAATTGCCCTCAAACGCGCTGACGATGTCGTCGGAGTCGATTTCGGGGAGGACCCACTCCTTCTTGGACCAGACGCCGGAGCCGTAGGGCCAGGTGGTCTTGCCGACGCGGGAGTCGAAGAGGGAGCGCCAGTAGGCGCCGTCGAAGCGCCTGAGCGCGTCGAGGTCGTGGCGGACGTCGAGGAGGGCGCCGGAGCGGCTGCGGTAGACGATCTCGTCGAGGGAGTAGGACTCGGTGGAGGAGGGATCCGCGTTGAAGGGGACGTACTTGGCGGAGAAGTTGTGGGAGGAGGTGTGGCGGCGGGCCTCGTCGCGGATGTTCTCGTCGCAGGGGCGGCGGGGTtttggcggcggcggcggcgggagGGTCGGGGGAGGTGGCGGTGGCGCGGATGGAGAGGGGGGTGGGGCGGGGGGCGGAGGAGGGGGCTGGGGAGAGGGGTGGGGAGGAGAGGAAGGAGGATCTGAGGATGGGAGGAGCCGCCATTGGAGAGAGTGTTGGAGAAGACGGTGAGAGGTTCGAATGGAGGAGGTGAATTGATTTGGGATGTGATTGTAATTAAGGGATTTAGGTCTGTTTAAGGATTACTTATCCTAATCTAGTAACTTTGGTTTTGTTTGGACAGCTATCACTTATTTGGACAcctattttctcatttttttagttttataatacggggtaattacaatttaaatcgAGAATGTTTCACTAATGTTTCAattgaatacaaaatattttaagttaataaatattatacaaaaagtTTAACTAGTGTTACGAATTAGTACATTCCATCTAAAATCTCTAACactattactttttcttatttttctccaaaattatgcctaaaaaacatgatattatttctctaaatAATACCTTATGCATTGTCATATAaacattttatcaagcaatgAATTCACATTTAACTTTCAGCTAATATTTGTAGCTAATTTTAGAGtcgaaaatgatgaaaaataagaaaaagtaatgatGTTAGTGATTTTTAGACATAATGTACTAATTTGAAACACTATCAAACTCtttgtatgatatttattaacttaaaacattttgtactcaattgaaacattggtcaaacattttgtatataaaGTGTAATTACCCCTTTATAATACTCTTTCCTTTCGAAGGAAGATAATCCCTTCTTTATGGACCTGTTCAAGGTTTATCGGTCCGGCAGTTAAAATcgaaaccgtcgattttttgaaccgtggttcgcttcatgttcaaaaaatttcgaacCGATACTATGTCGGAACCGCCAGTTCCGGACGATTCCAAACTGAAACCGCGAAAAACCGCCGGAAAATCGTGAAATCAAgccggaaccgcaaaaaaccGCAATAAAACCGTtggttcggaaccgtgaaaaaccaCCGGAAAACCGTCggttcaaaatcaaaaccgaaaccggcggttttggaaccggaaccatAACCGCGAAACACCCTCGCGGTTCGATTCCGGTTCAACAATAtccaaaaccggaaccggcggttcctgAACAGTGGGCACCTCTACTTCTTTGGATGGTACGAGATTTTTTGCAgtttaaaattgtatattaagccaagagaaaaagaagtaggagagaaagaataaaatggaGGTAAaagtatttctattttaagtgatGAGTCATCGTAGTTGGAggtaaactaaaaaaagtgGTTCAATATTCCATGGACCTGtatattgtaattaaattgtgCTATAGGATTTAACtagtatgatttaatttagaataaaatttgcataattcaaattataaacatactaaaataaagttgGATCGTTTAATTGAAAtcgatttaaaatataaaattgaaaaaaaaggtcacatatgcattttttatatttaagtatGCAACTCTTTGATGTTTGCAGAAATTGACGCCATCACATGCCTAATGAGACATTTTACATCAATTATATCAACATGAACCAATGGTAAACTAAATTTGTTGATTGTGTAATTACTTATCGGTTTATTTTAAGTTCTTTGGATGCAACTAAGGGCTGGTTTGATTGCCTACATATCCTAGATATCTCATCCTATCCATGAGTTGTTGAGTGTTTGTTTGCCATGAGAGTCTAGCACTATGACCCGGTATAAACAAGCAAACCTAGAAAGGATTCAGCATCACGAATTTTGATATCATATAAAAGTCTGAATTTCAAGACCAATTACGAAACAATAgtgattacaaaataataggTCGATGTATCAACTCATTGCAACATCTCAACATGAAGGATTCAAATCATCATATTTATAGTCAATAAGTTGAAGGTTGAAGTCACATAAACATTAGGTTGCTCGATGGTTCTATTGCAGCTATTAAAACATATAGATTGGGTTGTAATGCTCGAGGCAAGAATAGGGAGTGACGTTGGTGCAGAAGCACGAATAAGGAGCGGCTCTTACGTCTAAAGTGGAGGAGAATGTGAATGAACTGAAACACAACTGCAAGAAAAGAATCGCGAGACTATACAACTACGTGACTGCATAGTTGAGGAGAACTTAATAGATAAAGATGTGTAACTCATAAGAAGTTGCTCTTCTTATAGAGCATAAGAGTGCACATTGGAAAACTTGGATTAGTTTGTGGGTACAACTGTCAGTCTGAGAGTCGGGCCGCTTATAGATTTGTAAGTCACTATTATCACGAGCAATACATACCGATTTAAGTCGTTGTATGGATTTCTTAGTCATTATTATCCCGATCCATACAGATTTCTTTTGTCCCGAGCCTCTGTCCTAGTGCAAGGAGCTTAGACATTATTGTATTAGGTGCCGAATTCGAGCCTACTAGACATCCATAGTAGTTTCCTCCTTTAtataggattttaattttttttttaaaaatatgacaatcacaatataaatgaaaatccTAATAAAACTATCATTAAACCCTAAatcattaaaatgaaaaaaacccGACCCATTTAAAATGGGTATTGGGCCGAAACTGCGGACCCTCATATTTATAGAACTGAGACTAGAACCCTAAACCGCTCTTAAACCCATTTCCTTCAAAGGAAGAAGCTTTGGAGCCAAGTTTAACAACTTCAGCAAAGAATTCAAGCGAAATCCTCCCAAAAATCGAgatatttttgagaaattaagAAGAAACCTCAAGTACTAAgatgattttcatttaatccTTTCAAGTTTTCAGTGAATTCAGCTAACGTTTCAGTAACTTAACCGAATGGTTTGGGATTTTatgctaaatttttttttggtttgcaGCTGGCTGTATTCGAATTTCTGAATGGCGGTCGACGGGAGCTTTTCACTTGAATCGGAGCTGCAGAGGTTTATTGATCGGTGCCCGAAGCTCAAGGCGATTCCCAGCTTCGGTAATTTGCTAGCGAAGGTACTGAGTTTCTGTATGAAGTTTTAATGAGTTAATTTTGTAGCTTTTGCTGGAAAATTGAATGATAATTTGTGTGTATTTGGGGGAGTTAGGGTGATAAAATCACAGAAGATGAGGTGGTGCTGGCTTTGGGGGAGCTGGTTTTGCATCCAAAGTACACAATTCGGTTGCTGGGATGCTTTAGGCCTATAGCACAGAGGATTGTTGAGAGGAGTGTGCATTTGCTTCATCTGGTGCCGAATTTGAGGTCGGATGATGATAGTAATATggaagattttgatgaaaaagtGTTTCTGggggaagatgaagatgatgaagatgtaGATAGTCCAGAAGTAGCTCGTGTTATTGATGTTTACGTGAGAAGAAGGAAGGGATTGCGTCTTCACGAGCTTGCATGTCTCGCCTTCTGCCGCGCCCTTGATTTGATACCCTTTTTGTTGGGGTAAAAAGATTAGTTAACTTGGttgttcatttattttctggAACTTTATTATATCCCACTTTGCATTTCATCCATGCTTGGGTTAATGTGGTGGTTAGTTAATATTTCTGTCGGAAAGATGTTGGATTAACTCGTGCAGACTGGGCTGTTTTTCTATGATGATCGGGAACTAGAATACTGATAAAAGCACGATTTTGAAAATTGTATAGTTTTGGCGAAATATAACATCTTATTGTTGCGAGTGAACTGCAGAATGATCTAATGCTACTTTTTAGTTATGTTGCAGTTACAGggcatttactttactctcttgtGATCTTTGCATTCCTTTTATAATCCTAACCCTTTATACATTCCTTCTCGACcgggattttattttttgaagtaATATCGTTCCTTGACGCAGGtccattttaaattattttaaagttgcTCCTGCTCCATTTGAAAGAATCGTTCAATGCACATCAGTTTCCAAGGCACTAGCTGGGGTAATTTGTAGCTCAAGTATTGTTTTACACAAACATAAGGCCTTTGGCCCAACATTTTTTAAAGCTCCCTCTGGTTTTCAGGAAGCCAGGCAGTTGTTAAAGGTTGTCCGAGTATCATATCGTTTCCTTACATTGGAGCCAGCTGTCTTCACTACGTTATGGGATTGGTCCTGTTTTTTGGACATTGTACAGCAGTCCGCAGACCTCACCATGGTTAACGATGCAACGTTGAGGACTATTTTGTTTGACATGAGATGGTGCAGTGCTGGCATTTTGTCGAGAGCTTTGAGATTAAGTTTTAAGGCATCTGCAAACCTTAATACTGAATCTGAAGAAGCTTTTAAGAGTTATATGcggtaaatttttttttacttctgTCGCAGTTTGATCTATGCTAACCCCCACCCCACCCCCACCAAAAAACCACCATACACTAAACAACATATCTACTATCTACTATTCTACTATATCTACTAAAAACAAACTATTTTCATGCAACAGATATCTTTCATTGTTCAAATTCCAGGTTCAGTTACTAGTTCAAAAGCCTTCAACCTTTTAGTTTTTATAGTAATCTTTTTTCCGAATGAATCAAAAAGCAAAATACTAGGAACTTTTCTAGCTTAGTAAAAACACTAATAAAAGTTGTATAGTGAATTTGAACTAACTAACAATTACCGATATATTAAATGTGTTGATGAAATCTTGGTTATCAATTTgacacatataaaaataaaactatgaaattataCGAAACGAATTAATCTTCGTCTATATCtgtgtaattaattttttaaactatttttctGTCTATcttataataagaaaaagaattcgATTTCATGatatacaaattatttatttgtttcccCTTATTTAGTTACCATGCATCACACCGGGCAAAACTagttttttgtaaatttgcATCTGTAGATGTGGTAATTGTTTAATAGATGGACTATTGAAGGAAAGTTGTGTGTTACTACACATATCAAGTGGAGTACTCATTATATAAATAGCTCGAGCCTAAGCAAAAATTATTAGACCTCAAGTTTGATACAATATGACGGCTTACTGAAATCACGTTATATAGTTTTTCTCGTCTAGAAcaataaagaatataattttatgagcTCAAATAATAGACATTGATGTTATCTCATTGCATCTAGACTCCGAAGAAATCATTTAAagaaatggaatatttcaaaacaGATAAAGATGATgtaattgcaaaataaaattatgttgttCTGAAATGTGACACCAATCTATTTGTACAATGTTAAAATTGTAATCATTACCAATTGTTTACTGTTTATACTTTTTAGTGCAAGTTTTAAGTTACTTAGGCTTCATGGTTGTACTGTTTGCAGTTGGCAAGAATTTTGTATGGATGTATCTTTGGAGAAAGGGGGTTGGCATCTCGAATACTCTGCAAATGACTATGGGGCAGTTGGAAGAAAAGACAACTCATGCTCTTCAATGATTGATAAGATTGTGCCCTTGAATCATTTTAGCATGCAGGGCACAGGGTACGATTTCTATCAATAAAGTGGTTACATTTCTTTGCATTTTTCCTTTGGTTTGTGTTTTGATGGTCTTTCCTTATAATTATCAATATACTGATAGTTCTGGTATGTTTCCCAGTGTTCCTTCTTAATTGGGTCCATTCCTACGCTTTTATGTTTGACTTTGACCTCAAATGTACTATACATAACTACCATGTTCTGAATCTTGATTTTATGCAGAAGTCCTGCGATGCCCTTTGTCTTGACGTCTGCTCTGAAAAAAGGTTTTGAGATGGTCTCTTTAGCTGTTAGTCAGAGGTGGCCTGTGCTTCTTTATGGTCCTGCTGGTGGTGGGAAAACTGCACTTGTTTTCAAGTTAGCCCATAATTATGGTAGTAGAGGTGGGTGGCTCAATTCTTTCTGGTCTCTATATTCAATGAAATTCTGTATTATTGGATCTCTGTAGAATGTTTTTCTGATTGTTGATATTTCTGTTTGAACTACATAGTTTTGTCCATTCACATGGACGAGCAGGTTGACGGGAAAACACTACTTGGGACTTATGTCTGCACGGAGAAACCTGGTGAATTCAGATGGCAACCTGGTTCTCTAACTCAGGTTTGAAGTTAATCTTTTAAGTTCAACTTACTTCCTGAGCTGTCTTGTTGTAACCTGTATTTCATATTCATTGACAGGCGGTCTTGAATGGTTTCTGGGTTGTTTTCGAAGATATAGATAAAGCACCATCTGACATTATGTCAATCTTGTTGCCTTTGTTGGAAGGTGCAGTTACATTCTCAACTGGCCATGGGGAGGTATGGCCATCTTTTGTCtctaatatcacaaaaaatgttttaattttttttttgggggggagGGGTGCTGATGTTAAATTGTTGTTGTTAGTTGCAGTGCTACATGTTACCTTATACTTATCTCTGTGATTGAGGCAGTCCAGAAGTGTGTTacataatttacattaatttgatAGTCGCTGCATTATTTTGCACTATGCAGGCAGTAAGGGTAAACCCAGGTTTCCGGTTATTTTCCACAGTGACAAGCTCAAATCCAGACGCATCTCGTTTTAGTGAAGGTAAAGAGCTCTTCCTGACATTAAAACAACTTCATTTTATTGCGTCTGTGCTGATATTGGTTTCTCAAGTCAGATCCTTGTTCTTCCTTAGAAATAGAAcaagataatatttttttctgtgATGCTTATTGTCAGCGTATGTTATGTCTAGAGTCCTTTCCATGACCTGGCATGATATGGAGCTGTTAATCACTTCCATCTATGCTATATTTGTTAAGGGAGTAGCTAAATTCCTATAATTAGATAAATTCTCACCATTTATTTGAGAAGGAATATATAGCACTAGATTACTTGTATTAGGCCTTACAAATGAAGTTGCAAAACACTACATGATAATGTAATTCTTATTTCATTGTTGTTTAATCGTTTGATATGGTGCCCTTTTGTCTTTTCTGTT
This window contains:
- the LOC125203792 gene encoding protein C2-DOMAIN ABA-RELATED 4-like, with translation MDNLMGLLRIKVKRGINLAVRDVCSSDPYVVVKMAKQKLKTRVVKKDVNPEWNEDLTLSIADYNLPIHLTVYDHDTFSLDDRMGDAEFDIKPFIEAVKMRLEGLPDGTIITKVPASRTNCLSEESSVVWKDGKVVQDLCLRLRNVECGEVEIQLQWINVPGSRGLNMAY